The Salana multivorans genome window below encodes:
- a CDS encoding LLM class flavin-dependent oxidoreductase gives MKFGFVGAFGTPSQQVHLARATEAGGWDGFFTWDAVSLGPDPVWDPFALLAAAATATERITLGALVLAVPRRQPWELARQALTVDHLSGGRLVLPVGVGVLEDRAYSGVTGRGSTPASLRDRAGLLDETLAILDLAATGEPFDHEGQHYRIERMLVSPPPLRRPRIPVWPVGVWPAPRSMARAARWDGIVVQLRGERAMEDPTPEDVAALVARLTELRGGPEAMAGFDVVIQGRFAGEDPDASAERAAGYAAAGATWWIDGHWDGPDSWYERQVELVEAGPPRPAG, from the coding sequence ATGAAGTTCGGATTCGTCGGCGCCTTCGGCACGCCGAGCCAGCAGGTCCACCTCGCCCGCGCGACCGAGGCCGGCGGCTGGGACGGCTTCTTCACCTGGGACGCCGTCTCGCTCGGGCCCGACCCGGTCTGGGACCCGTTCGCGCTGCTGGCCGCCGCGGCCACCGCGACCGAGCGGATCACCCTCGGCGCCCTCGTCCTCGCCGTGCCGCGCCGCCAGCCGTGGGAGCTGGCGCGGCAGGCGCTCACCGTCGACCACCTGTCGGGCGGGCGGCTGGTGCTCCCGGTCGGCGTCGGGGTGCTGGAGGATCGCGCGTACTCCGGCGTGACGGGCCGCGGCAGCACCCCCGCGTCGCTCCGGGACCGGGCCGGGCTGCTGGACGAGACGCTCGCGATCCTCGACCTCGCGGCCACCGGCGAGCCGTTCGACCACGAGGGCCAGCACTACCGGATCGAGCGGATGCTCGTCTCTCCGCCGCCGCTCCGGCGCCCGCGGATCCCCGTGTGGCCGGTCGGCGTGTGGCCGGCTCCTCGCTCGATGGCGCGGGCGGCGCGGTGGGACGGGATCGTGGTCCAGCTCCGGGGCGAGCGCGCGATGGAGGACCCGACCCCCGAGGACGTCGCCGCGCTCGTGGCCCGCCTCACCGAGCTGCGGGGAGGACCGGAGGCGATGGCGGGGTTCGACGTCGTCATCCAGGGCCGGTTCGCGGGCGAGGACCCCGACGCGAGCGCCGAGCGCGCCGCCGGCTACGCGGCGGCCGGTGCCACCTGGTGGATCGACGGGCACTGGGACGGGCCGGACTCCTGGTACGAGCGCCAGGTCGAGCTGGTCGAGGCCGGGCCGCCGCGCCCGGCCGGCTGA
- a CDS encoding MarR family winged helix-turn-helix transcriptional regulator: MTGSPDLSTPGAWRQTESLRLLRQVMGLSGEVRSTVAARAAMSPTELHTLEHIAAGELADDGGSIGPAEIARLLNVSTAASTGIVDRLEAKGHVQRRRHLTDRRRTEVVLTPSAREEVLHHLGPMFRGIGLADARLTDAERDVVVRYLRAALEAAESVLHPEPGNASAPGPEPGTAAGTGTGPTLPDGPVPPYR, translated from the coding sequence ATGACGGGATCCCCCGATCTCTCCACCCCGGGCGCCTGGCGCCAGACGGAGTCCCTGCGCCTGCTGCGTCAGGTCATGGGGCTCTCGGGCGAGGTGCGGAGCACCGTCGCGGCGCGCGCCGCCATGTCCCCGACCGAGCTGCACACGCTCGAGCACATCGCGGCCGGCGAGCTGGCGGATGACGGCGGATCGATCGGCCCGGCGGAGATCGCCCGCCTGCTGAACGTGTCGACGGCGGCCTCCACGGGGATCGTCGACCGGTTGGAGGCGAAGGGTCATGTCCAGCGCCGGCGCCACCTCACCGACCGGCGCCGCACCGAGGTGGTCCTGACGCCGAGCGCGCGCGAGGAGGTCCTGCACCACCTCGGACCGATGTTCCGGGGCATCGGCCTGGCGGACGCGCGTCTCACGGACGCCGAGCGCGACGTGGTGGTCCGCTACCTCCGGGCGGCGCTCGAGGCCGCCGAGTCGGTGCTGCACCCCGAGCCGGGGAACGCGTCCGCGCCCGGGCCCGAGCCGGGGACGGCCGCCGGGACCGGCACCGGCCCGACCCTTCCGGACGGCCCGGTCCCGCCGTACCGTTGA
- a CDS encoding MMPL family transporter: MAHRTPGTNPIASRWLALATGRGTAWVVALVPLLLGLAVIGALGDGHRDRLPTDQLPAGYDSTAAVELAERLPDAGTSTAIVVFSTGPADDGVALSQEQLGELGRVVADLSGDEEPVLVPSEDGTAALGILTLQAASASEVAAEVSDLRQELATQLPDGVVAQVTGPAGIEADLAAVFDGANVRLLAVTALVVAVLLVVTYRSPVVWIVPLLVVGIADQTAARLATRLLALVDVAWNESTVGILSVLVFGAGTNYALLLISRYRDELRVREDRREAMRVAVRRTVEPVTASAGTVVVGVLALLLSLVPTTRGLGLACAVGIVVAALFVLGCLPSALVLLPRGVFWPREPRVGESTAAQSRSVWRRVGEVVARRPIPVGLAVVVALGVLATPGLGLRLGLDTADQFLTKPEAIAASERIVESFPAGTANPTTIVTTQDAERVVAAAEAVDGVASVRPAAAADGVTQLQVVLDAAEGSEGSRAAVVDLRAALADLPETYVGGPEAQTMDGTAAAARDRELIVPIILVVVLVALTLLLRAVVAPVLLVLTVVGTYFAAVGASWWIFTGLLGFAALDEGVPLLAFLFLVALGVDYNIFLVTRAREETREHGPRLGMLRALGATGGVITSAGILLAAVFATLGVLPLVVLAQLGVVVCVGVLLDTLVVRTMLVPALAFVLRERFWWPQRLLR; the protein is encoded by the coding sequence GTGGCACACCGCACCCCCGGCACCAATCCGATCGCTAGCCGGTGGCTGGCCCTCGCGACCGGCCGCGGGACCGCCTGGGTGGTCGCCCTGGTGCCGCTGCTCCTCGGCCTCGCCGTCATCGGTGCCCTCGGCGATGGGCACCGCGACCGGCTCCCGACCGACCAGCTCCCGGCCGGCTACGACTCCACCGCCGCGGTCGAACTCGCGGAGCGGCTGCCCGACGCCGGCACGTCGACCGCGATCGTCGTGTTCTCCACCGGTCCGGCCGACGACGGTGTCGCGCTCAGCCAGGAGCAGCTCGGCGAGCTCGGTCGCGTCGTGGCGGACCTGAGCGGCGACGAGGAGCCGGTGCTCGTCCCGTCGGAGGACGGAACGGCAGCCCTCGGCATCCTCACGCTCCAGGCCGCGAGCGCGTCCGAGGTGGCGGCGGAGGTCTCCGACCTGCGTCAGGAGCTCGCGACGCAGCTTCCCGACGGCGTGGTCGCGCAGGTGACCGGTCCGGCGGGGATCGAGGCGGACCTGGCCGCGGTGTTCGACGGCGCGAACGTACGGCTGCTCGCGGTGACGGCGCTCGTCGTGGCCGTCCTCCTCGTCGTGACCTATCGCAGCCCGGTCGTGTGGATCGTCCCGCTCCTCGTCGTCGGCATCGCCGACCAGACCGCGGCGCGGCTCGCGACCCGGTTGCTGGCGCTGGTCGACGTCGCCTGGAACGAGTCGACGGTCGGCATCCTGTCCGTCCTCGTGTTCGGCGCCGGGACGAACTACGCCCTCCTGCTCATCTCCCGCTACCGGGACGAGCTGCGCGTCCGGGAGGACCGGCGCGAGGCCATGCGGGTCGCGGTGCGGCGCACGGTCGAGCCGGTGACGGCGAGCGCCGGCACCGTCGTCGTCGGCGTCCTCGCGCTGCTCCTCTCGCTCGTGCCGACGACGCGCGGGCTGGGGCTCGCCTGCGCCGTCGGGATCGTCGTCGCCGCGCTGTTCGTGCTCGGCTGCCTGCCCAGCGCGCTCGTCCTGCTCCCGCGCGGCGTCTTCTGGCCGCGCGAGCCGCGGGTGGGGGAGAGCACGGCGGCGCAGAGCCGGTCGGTGTGGCGACGGGTCGGCGAGGTCGTCGCCCGGCGGCCGATCCCGGTCGGGCTCGCCGTCGTCGTCGCGCTCGGCGTGCTCGCGACGCCCGGTCTCGGCCTGCGCCTCGGTCTCGACACCGCCGACCAGTTCCTCACCAAGCCCGAGGCGATCGCGGCGAGCGAGCGGATCGTCGAGTCCTTCCCGGCCGGGACGGCCAACCCCACGACCATCGTCACGACGCAGGACGCCGAGCGCGTCGTCGCGGCGGCGGAGGCCGTCGACGGCGTGGCGTCGGTCCGTCCCGCAGCGGCGGCCGACGGCGTCACCCAGCTCCAGGTGGTCCTCGACGCGGCCGAGGGCAGCGAGGGGAGCCGCGCCGCCGTCGTCGACCTGCGCGCGGCCCTCGCCGACCTGCCGGAGACCTACGTCGGCGGCCCCGAGGCGCAGACCATGGACGGCACGGCGGCCGCTGCTCGCGACCGCGAGCTCATCGTGCCGATCATCCTCGTCGTCGTCCTCGTGGCGCTCACCCTGCTCCTGCGGGCCGTCGTCGCGCCGGTCCTGCTCGTGCTCACCGTGGTGGGGACGTACTTCGCCGCCGTCGGGGCCTCGTGGTGGATCTTCACCGGGTTGCTCGGGTTCGCGGCGCTGGACGAGGGGGTGCCCCTCCTGGCGTTCCTGTTCCTCGTGGCGCTGGGGGTCGACTACAACATCTTCCTCGTGACGCGGGCGAGGGAGGAGACGCGGGAGCACGGTCCCCGGCTGGGGATGCTCCGGGCGCTCGGCGCGACGGGCGGCGTCATCACGAGCGCCGGCATCCTGCTCGCCGCCGTCTTCGCCACCCTCGGCGTCCTCCCGCTCGTCGTCCTGGCGCAGCTCGGCGTCGTGGTCTGCGTCGGGGTGCTCCTGGACACGCTCGTCGTGCGCACGATGCTCGTGCCGGCGCTCGCGTTCGTCCTCCGCGAGCGGTTCTGGTGGCCGCAGCGCCTCCTCCGCTAG
- a CDS encoding TIGR04028 family ABC transporter substrate-binding protein codes for MSRIAHRPAAGIVSFAVAAVMLAGCASGSGGGTADSTTDAATGSSGTDATPAGDVQTGGELLYLEYQPFTTLYPPQSGFYPNGGIIANITDRLVYQDPVTLELEPWLATDWTVNEDATEYTFDLRPGVTFSDGTQLTAEVVAKNFDLYGLGDAERGFPVSEQINNYAGSTVVDEDTVTFSFSAPAPGFLQATSANGAGILSEATLDGDVDFFAPGNATQVVGTGPFVVADETVGTELLLEAREDYDWAPPSLEHQGRAYLDAVRFTVTPEDAVRVGALTSGQADLVRYVQAYDEQQVTGAGLQLFAPQTQGVNNSLSLRFTNPILSDLKVRQALVAGVDAQEVVDTIFTENYPAATGVLSHTALGYVDESDRLAYDPEHAAELLDEAGWTLDGATDGIRTKDGQRLSLVASEAKPQPLSKDTLTLVAQQLAKIGVELKILAADAGTFAEAIVDPDQVQLYHSMVARSDLDVIKSQYHSQNRNSLLSTDAELDRLLEVVSSTADPAARLEASKAAQDYLVEQAYVIPLFEEPQVYGAQNYVHGFGWDSIARPIFYSTWLEG; via the coding sequence ATGTCTCGCATCGCCCACCGACCCGCAGCTGGCATCGTCTCGTTCGCCGTCGCCGCCGTCATGCTCGCGGGCTGCGCCTCGGGCTCCGGGGGCGGCACCGCCGACTCGACCACCGACGCCGCCACCGGCTCGAGCGGGACGGACGCGACGCCGGCCGGCGACGTCCAGACCGGGGGAGAGCTGCTCTACCTCGAGTACCAGCCGTTCACGACCCTCTACCCGCCGCAGTCGGGCTTCTACCCGAACGGCGGCATCATCGCGAACATCACCGACCGGCTCGTCTACCAGGACCCGGTGACGCTCGAGCTGGAGCCGTGGCTCGCCACCGACTGGACGGTCAACGAGGACGCGACGGAGTACACCTTCGACCTGCGCCCGGGCGTCACCTTCTCCGACGGGACGCAGCTGACGGCCGAGGTCGTCGCCAAGAACTTCGACCTCTACGGCCTCGGTGACGCCGAGCGCGGCTTCCCGGTCTCCGAGCAGATCAACAACTACGCCGGCTCGACCGTCGTCGACGAGGACACCGTCACGTTCAGCTTCTCCGCCCCCGCGCCGGGCTTCCTCCAGGCGACCAGCGCCAACGGCGCGGGCATCCTGTCCGAGGCGACCCTCGACGGCGACGTCGACTTCTTCGCCCCGGGCAACGCGACGCAGGTCGTCGGCACCGGCCCGTTCGTCGTCGCCGACGAGACGGTCGGGACGGAGCTGCTGCTCGAGGCGCGCGAGGACTACGACTGGGCGCCGCCGTCGCTCGAGCACCAGGGCCGCGCCTACCTCGACGCCGTCCGGTTCACGGTGACGCCGGAGGACGCGGTCCGCGTCGGGGCGCTCACCTCCGGCCAGGCCGACCTCGTCCGCTACGTCCAGGCGTACGACGAGCAGCAGGTCACGGGCGCCGGGCTCCAGCTCTTCGCCCCGCAGACCCAGGGCGTCAACAACTCCCTCTCGCTGCGGTTCACCAACCCGATCCTCAGCGACCTCAAGGTCCGCCAGGCGCTCGTCGCCGGCGTCGACGCGCAGGAGGTCGTCGACACGATCTTCACCGAGAACTACCCGGCCGCGACCGGCGTGCTCTCCCACACCGCCCTCGGCTACGTCGACGAGTCCGACCGGCTCGCCTACGACCCCGAGCACGCGGCCGAGCTCCTCGACGAGGCCGGCTGGACGCTGGACGGCGCCACCGACGGCATCAGGACCAAGGACGGCCAGCGGCTCTCGCTCGTCGCGTCCGAGGCCAAGCCGCAGCCGCTCTCCAAGGACACGCTGACCCTCGTCGCGCAGCAGCTCGCGAAGATCGGCGTCGAGCTCAAGATCCTCGCCGCCGACGCCGGGACGTTCGCTGAGGCGATCGTCGACCCCGACCAGGTGCAGCTCTACCACTCGATGGTCGCCCGCTCGGACCTCGACGTCATCAAGAGCCAGTACCACTCGCAGAACCGCAACTCGCTCCTCTCGACCGACGCCGAGCTGGACCGCCTCCTCGAGGTCGTCTCCTCCACGGCCGACCCGGCCGCGCGGCTCGAGGCGAGCAAGGCGGCCCAGGACTACCTCGTCGAGCAGGCCTACGTCATCCCGCTGTTCGAGGAGCCGCAGGTCTACGGCGCGCAGAACTACGTCCACGGCTTCGGCTGGGACTCGATCGCGCGTCCGATCTTCTACTCGACCTGGCTCGAGGGCTGA
- a CDS encoding ABC transporter permease: protein MSYVAGRVASALGVLLAAFTLAFLLLQALPGDAVMIRFESPELGLSPEQIATIRESYGADAGLLTQYGHALAGAVQGDFGFSAATGAPVRVLIGEAIGSTVLLAVLGLLTATVLAVALAVAATLLPWSWLAGAIRSLPSLFVSVPVFWLGIVLVQIFSFRLGWISVIRPGPLEGLILPVLTLAVPISAPLAQILLRSIDTARAAPFVGVVRAKGASEGWLLANNVLRNAAVPALTIAGVLLGELIGGAVVTETVFARYGIGRITADALATQDVPVLQAIVVLAAAAFVVVNLGVDLLAPIVDPRLRRRAAA, encoded by the coding sequence ATGAGCTACGTCGCCGGCCGCGTCGCGAGCGCCCTGGGGGTCCTGCTCGCCGCGTTCACCCTGGCCTTCCTCCTGCTCCAGGCGCTCCCGGGGGACGCCGTGATGATCCGGTTCGAGAGCCCCGAGCTGGGGCTCTCCCCGGAGCAGATCGCGACCATCCGGGAGTCCTACGGGGCCGACGCCGGGCTGCTCACCCAGTACGGCCACGCCCTGGCCGGCGCGGTCCAGGGGGACTTCGGCTTCTCGGCGGCGACGGGTGCTCCCGTCCGCGTCCTGATCGGCGAGGCGATCGGCTCGACGGTGCTGCTGGCCGTCCTCGGCCTGCTCACCGCGACGGTCCTTGCGGTCGCGCTCGCCGTCGCGGCGACGCTCCTGCCGTGGTCCTGGCTGGCCGGCGCCATCCGCTCGCTGCCGTCGCTGTTCGTCTCGGTGCCCGTGTTCTGGCTCGGGATCGTGCTGGTCCAGATCTTCTCGTTCCGGCTCGGCTGGATCTCCGTGATCCGGCCGGGCCCGCTCGAGGGGCTGATCCTTCCGGTGCTCACGCTCGCCGTCCCGATCAGCGCCCCGCTCGCCCAGATCCTGCTCCGCTCGATCGACACGGCGCGCGCGGCGCCGTTCGTCGGCGTCGTGCGGGCCAAGGGGGCGTCCGAGGGCTGGCTCCTGGCGAACAACGTGCTGCGCAACGCCGCCGTGCCGGCGCTCACCATCGCCGGCGTCCTGCTCGGCGAGCTGATCGGCGGTGCCGTCGTCACGGAGACCGTGTTCGCCCGCTACGGCATCGGCCGGATCACGGCGGACGCCCTCGCCACCCAGGACGTGCCCGTGCTCCAGGCGATCGTCGTCCTCGCGGCCGCCGCCTTCGTCGTCGTCAACCTCGGCGTCGACCTGCTCGCCCCGATCGTCGACCCGCGGCTGCGCCGCCGGGCCGCAGCCTGA
- a CDS encoding ABC transporter permease has product MSTDLSLAPGPSAVLAEEAGVDPVEAGDAAGAAGTVGGVAAGGAPGRRRRRLPALTVVASFALLGLVVAWALLPALFGHADPYAGVPSEKLAGPSPAHWFGTDTTGRDLFTRVVYGARYSLLGGAVAVTVGLVAGTAIGVLAGTIGGILDEALMRVVDVLLAIPALLLSLSVIILLGFGTTSVAIAVGVTSVAAFARLSRSEVVRVRRTEYVEAAFGSGGRWWQVLLRHVLPNSLTAVLALAALQFGTAILAISTLGFLGYGAPPPTPEWGLLIAEGRNYLATAWWLTTLPGIVVVLTVLAANRVSVWIARRSEA; this is encoded by the coding sequence ATGTCAACGGATCTCTCGCTCGCTCCCGGCCCCTCGGCCGTGCTCGCCGAGGAGGCGGGGGTCGACCCCGTCGAGGCCGGCGACGCCGCCGGTGCGGCCGGCACGGTCGGGGGCGTCGCCGCCGGCGGCGCGCCGGGCCGGCGTCGCCGCCGGCTGCCCGCGCTCACCGTGGTCGCCTCGTTCGCCCTCCTCGGGCTCGTGGTCGCCTGGGCGCTCCTGCCCGCGCTGTTCGGCCACGCCGACCCCTACGCCGGCGTGCCGAGCGAGAAGCTCGCCGGCCCGAGCCCCGCGCACTGGTTCGGCACCGACACGACCGGTCGCGACCTGTTCACCCGCGTGGTCTACGGCGCGCGCTACAGCCTGCTCGGCGGTGCCGTGGCGGTGACGGTCGGCCTCGTCGCCGGCACGGCCATCGGCGTCCTGGCCGGGACGATCGGCGGGATCCTCGACGAGGCGCTCATGCGCGTCGTCGACGTCCTGCTCGCGATCCCGGCCCTCCTGCTGTCGCTGTCGGTCATCATCCTGCTGGGGTTCGGCACGACGTCGGTCGCGATCGCGGTCGGTGTCACGTCCGTCGCGGCCTTCGCGCGGCTCTCGCGCAGCGAGGTCGTCCGGGTCCGGCGCACCGAGTACGTCGAGGCGGCGTTCGGCAGCGGCGGGCGGTGGTGGCAGGTGCTCCTGCGGCACGTCCTGCCGAACTCGCTCACCGCGGTCCTCGCGCTCGCGGCACTCCAGTTCGGCACGGCGATCCTCGCGATCTCGACGCTCGGCTTCCTCGGCTACGGCGCCCCGCCGCCGACGCCCGAGTGGGGGCTGCTCATCGCCGAGGGACGCAACTACCTCGCCACCGCCTGGTGGCTGACGACGCTGCCCGGCATCGTCGTCGTCCTCACCGTGCTGGCCGCGAACCGCGTGTCGGTCTGGATCGCGCGCAGGAGCGAGGCATGA
- a CDS encoding dipeptide ABC transporter ATP-binding protein — MSTVGTNLLEVTDLSVGYASAGGAPRAVTHGVSFAVAPGEVVALVGESGSGKTTTAQAAIDLLPPGGQVLSGRIALDGEDVTRASRRRWRQLRGARVGLVPQDPGASLDPTKRIGDSIAEAFRIHAGARGSVPRRLVRPRVLELLERVGIDDPERRARQYPHELSGGMKQRVLIAGAIALGPGLLIADEPTSALDVTVQRRILALLDDLRREQGTGILLVTHDLALAADHADRILVLRDGRVQEDGPAARVLAAPSSEYTRRLLADAPTLATPIHRAAVPAVGGGAAEASDGAAPPALSVRDLTVEFGGPGVFARLVGRGRPAFRAVDGVSFDVPRGTTHALVGESGSGKTTTARAVAAFQRAAGGSVTLLGRDVRSLSAAGRRELRRSVQLVYQNPFASLDPRQSILQAVEEPLTNFGLGSAAERHDHAVKALERVALPAELHARRPRELSGGQRQRVAIARAIVLHPEVLILDEATSALDVTVQAGILRLLDDLQRERGMTYLVISHDLAVVRQIADSITVLRGGRVVEQGSTSEIFERPRADYTRELIAAIPGASLDASLAATGTTSTLSTTAPTGA, encoded by the coding sequence ATGAGCACCGTCGGCACGAACCTGCTCGAGGTCACGGACCTCTCGGTCGGGTACGCGAGCGCCGGTGGCGCCCCCCGGGCCGTCACGCACGGCGTCTCGTTCGCGGTCGCGCCCGGCGAGGTCGTCGCGCTCGTGGGGGAGTCGGGGTCCGGCAAGACCACGACGGCCCAGGCGGCGATCGACCTGCTGCCCCCGGGTGGCCAGGTGCTCTCGGGGCGCATCGCGCTCGACGGCGAGGACGTCACGCGCGCCTCCCGTCGCCGCTGGCGCCAGCTTCGCGGTGCCCGGGTCGGGCTCGTCCCGCAGGACCCCGGCGCCTCGCTCGACCCGACCAAGCGGATCGGCGACTCGATCGCCGAGGCGTTCCGCATCCACGCCGGGGCGCGGGGTTCGGTTCCTCGACGGCTGGTGCGGCCGCGCGTGCTCGAGCTGCTCGAGCGCGTCGGCATCGACGACCCCGAGCGCCGGGCCCGCCAGTACCCGCACGAGCTGTCGGGCGGGATGAAGCAGCGCGTCCTCATCGCGGGCGCGATCGCGCTCGGGCCGGGCCTGCTCATCGCGGACGAGCCGACCAGCGCGCTCGACGTCACCGTCCAGCGCCGCATCCTCGCGCTCCTGGACGACCTGCGCCGCGAGCAGGGCACGGGCATCCTCCTGGTGACGCACGACCTCGCGCTCGCGGCCGACCACGCCGACCGGATCCTCGTGCTGCGCGACGGCCGGGTCCAGGAGGACGGGCCGGCGGCGCGGGTCCTGGCGGCGCCCAGCTCGGAGTACACCCGCCGCCTGCTCGCCGACGCCCCGACGCTCGCCACCCCGATCCACCGGGCCGCGGTCCCGGCGGTCGGGGGCGGCGCGGCCGAGGCGTCCGACGGCGCGGCCCCGCCCGCCCTGTCCGTGCGGGACCTCACCGTCGAGTTCGGCGGCCCGGGCGTCTTCGCGCGGCTCGTCGGCCGCGGCCGGCCGGCGTTCCGCGCCGTCGACGGCGTCTCGTTCGACGTCCCGCGGGGGACGACGCACGCGCTGGTGGGGGAGTCGGGCTCGGGGAAGACGACGACGGCGCGCGCGGTCGCGGCCTTCCAGCGGGCCGCCGGCGGCTCGGTGACGCTGCTGGGGCGCGACGTCCGGTCCCTGTCCGCGGCGGGTCGGCGCGAGCTGCGCCGCAGCGTCCAGCTCGTCTACCAGAACCCGTTCGCCTCGCTGGACCCGCGACAGAGCATCCTCCAGGCCGTCGAGGAGCCGCTGACGAACTTCGGCCTCGGCTCGGCCGCCGAGCGACACGACCACGCCGTCAAGGCGCTCGAGCGCGTCGCTCTCCCGGCCGAGCTGCACGCGCGGAGGCCGCGGGAGCTCTCGGGTGGACAGCGTCAACGCGTCGCGATCGCGCGCGCCATCGTGCTGCACCCCGAGGTGCTCATCCTCGACGAGGCGACGAGCGCGCTCGACGTCACCGTCCAGGCCGGCATCCTCCGACTGCTCGACGACCTCCAGCGCGAGCGCGGGATGACCTATCTCGTCATCTCCCACGACCTCGCCGTCGTCCGGCAGATCGCCGACTCGATCACGGTGCTGCGAGGCGGCCGCGTGGTCGAGCAGGGCAGCACGAGCGAGATCTTCGAGCGCCCGCGCGCCGACTACACCCGCGAGCTCATCGCCGCGATCCCCGGCGCCTCGCTCGATGCGAGCCTCGCCGCCACCGGCACGACCAGCACGCTCAGCACGACCGCCCCGACAGGAGCCTGA
- a CDS encoding putative FMN-dependent luciferase-like monooxygenase — MTSNELRLGVFTRLLDDTSPAERYRNASEQIVQAEALGFHSAWVAQHHFHRDEGGLPAPAVFLASVAPLTRRIRLGFGVITLPLEHPLRVAEDLAVLDEISGGRVEVGFGTGGTPSSFRAFGHDAADRRRIYAEHLDVVTRAWAGDDLGDPENQLYPPAPTLLERQWEATFSVEGGARAGANGNGLLLSRSQPRPDGQPDLRIWEIQEPIVAAYLENLPDGVAPRIAASRTVIVTDDEATARREAERGLRAVAGRAGLWGLDPAGSLDHLIAASDTVTGTSEQVTEQLARDTVLRDATDLLVQVHSVDPVHELVLRSHELLATQVAPALGRRLAPVEVGA, encoded by the coding sequence ATGACATCGAACGAGCTGCGCCTCGGCGTCTTCACCCGACTCCTCGACGACACCTCACCGGCCGAGCGCTACCGCAACGCCAGCGAGCAGATCGTCCAGGCCGAGGCCCTCGGCTTCCACTCGGCCTGGGTGGCCCAGCACCACTTCCACCGCGACGAGGGCGGTCTGCCGGCCCCCGCCGTGTTCCTCGCCTCCGTCGCGCCGCTGACCCGGCGGATCCGGCTCGGCTTCGGCGTCATCACGCTGCCGCTGGAGCACCCGCTCCGCGTCGCCGAGGACCTCGCGGTGCTCGACGAGATCTCCGGGGGACGCGTGGAGGTCGGGTTCGGGACGGGCGGCACGCCGTCGTCCTTCCGCGCGTTCGGTCACGACGCCGCCGACCGGCGGCGGATCTACGCCGAGCACCTCGACGTCGTGACGCGGGCCTGGGCCGGCGACGACCTCGGCGACCCGGAGAACCAGCTCTACCCCCCGGCGCCCACGCTGCTGGAGCGGCAGTGGGAGGCGACCTTCTCCGTCGAGGGCGGCGCCCGCGCCGGAGCGAACGGCAACGGCCTGCTGCTCTCCCGCAGCCAGCCGCGTCCCGACGGCCAGCCCGACCTGCGGATCTGGGAGATCCAGGAGCCGATCGTCGCCGCCTACCTGGAGAACCTCCCCGACGGCGTCGCCCCGCGGATCGCCGCGTCGCGCACCGTCATCGTGACGGACGACGAGGCGACGGCCCGCCGCGAGGCCGAGCGCGGGCTGCGCGCGGTCGCCGGTCGCGCCGGGCTGTGGGGTCTCGACCCGGCCGGCTCGCTCGACCACCTCATCGCGGCCTCCGACACCGTGACCGGGACGAGCGAGCAGGTGACCGAGCAGCTCGCCCGTGACACCGTGCTGCGCGACGCGACGGACCTCCTCGTCCAGGTGCACTCCGTCGACCCGGTGCACGAGCTCGTCCTGCGCTCGCACGAGCTGCTCGCGACGCAGGTCGCGCCCGCGCTCGGTCGCCGGCTCGCGCCGGTGGAGGTGGGGGCATGA
- a CDS encoding CMD domain protein, whose amino-acid sequence MSASVASPDVLDRVAGIEPSSTLDALRHARPAARTHTQRAHDVLLDPADDRGFTRAERLAVASFVLGLHRGGPGRGIPALAQTYDDALQELAPDLADAVQHAATAARRPGPYGVYREVGLASESEPGEAFTAAADPGAGLDDRLAAGLDHAALLVLRPREASPEALAALAGAGWTPAQVVELSQLVSFLTYQARIAHALAVVVDDDPALATRPDGDPR is encoded by the coding sequence ATGAGCGCGTCGGTCGCATCGCCGGACGTCCTGGACCGGGTCGCCGGGATCGAGCCGTCGAGCACGCTGGACGCGCTGCGGCACGCCCGGCCGGCCGCGCGGACGCACACCCAGCGGGCGCACGACGTGCTCCTGGACCCCGCCGACGACCGCGGGTTCACCCGCGCGGAGCGGCTCGCCGTCGCGAGCTTCGTGCTCGGCCTGCACCGCGGCGGGCCGGGCCGAGGGATCCCCGCGCTCGCCCAGACGTACGACGACGCCCTGCAGGAGCTCGCGCCGGACCTCGCGGACGCGGTGCAGCACGCGGCAACCGCCGCCCGTCGGCCGGGCCCGTACGGCGTGTACCGGGAGGTCGGTCTCGCGAGCGAGTCCGAGCCGGGGGAGGCGTTCACGGCCGCGGCCGACCCGGGGGCCGGGCTCGACGACCGGCTCGCGGCCGGGCTCGACCACGCCGCGCTGCTCGTCCTGCGACCGCGCGAGGCCTCGCCGGAGGCGCTCGCGGCGCTGGCCGGCGCCGGCTGGACGCCCGCACAGGTCGTCGAGCTGTCCCAGCTCGTCTCCTTCCTCACCTACCAGGCGCGCATCGCGCACGCGCTCGCCGTCGTGGTCGACGACGACCCCGCGCTCGCCACCCGACCCGACGGAGACCCCCGATGA